One window from the genome of Eriocheir sinensis breed Jianghai 21 chromosome 7, ASM2467909v1, whole genome shotgun sequence encodes:
- the LOC126992266 gene encoding uncharacterized protein LOC126992266, which produces MDVVGKWGIPGKNENGDCLVDVCAERGMFLANTFFQHKNIHRYTWRRGEENEQKGLIDYVAVDERLRKEICDAKVVIGMFDGSDHLAVLAKLKLKEKWVFEKKGEVKKEILKIEKLQEKEIKDEYNREMAEALSEKWGSVKDNTNIEKVFGTFKEIIVTTTTKVLGMKVVRDGKRKGNSWWIEEIRRIVKEKRELFKNTQERNVAEQVKRERKKKYRECKMKLKQAIKESKKRVDEDFGKRLSEKYKGNRKSYWKEVKNERNAENISSSKINEVMDENGKMLKDGEAVKERWRECLKNLMNFEDGRPAVLSRG; this is translated from the coding sequence atggatgtggtgggaaaatgggggatacctgggaaaaatgaaaatggagactgccttgtggatgtctgtgctgagaggggaatgttcctagcgaacaccttctttcagcacaagaatatccaccgatacacatggaggaggggagaagaaaacgagcaaaaaggattgattgattatgtggcagtagatgaaaggcttagaaaagaaatttgtgacgcgaaggtagtaataggaatgttcgatggatctgaccatcttgcagtgctggcaaagttaaagctgaaagaaaagtgggtgtttgaaaagaaaggtgaagtaaaaaaggaaatactgaagatagaaaagttacaggaaaaagaaataaaagatgagtataaccgtgaaatggcagaggccttaagtgaaaaatggggaagtgtaaaagataatacaaatattgaaaaagtttttggaacatttaaagaaataatagtaactacaacaacaaaagtgttagggatgaaagtggtgagagatggaaaaagaaaaggaaattcatggtggatagaagagataaggaggatagtaaaagagaaaagggaactttttaagaacactcaagaaagaaatgtggctgaacaagtaaaaagggaaaggaaaaagaaatatagagaatgcaaaatgaaattaaaacaagcaataaaagaaagtaagaagagagttgatgaagactttggaaaaagactaagtgaaaaatataaagggaacaggaaatcatattggaaagaggtaaaaaatgaaagaaatgcagaaaatatctcctcaagtaaaataaatgaagttatggatgagaatggaaagatgttgaaagacggggaagctgtgaaggagagatggagagaatgtttaaaaaacttaatgaattttgaggatggacgtccagcagttttgagtagaggttga